From Pseudorca crassidens isolate mPseCra1 chromosome 15, mPseCra1.hap1, whole genome shotgun sequence, one genomic window encodes:
- the LOC137206463 gene encoding spleen trypsin inhibitor I-like, which yields MSRLCLSIALLVLLGTLVAGIPGTLVAGIQGGETSNHTDDETSNQVKGSQPAFCLEPHHTGPCRARKVRYFYNAKSGHCDMFIYGGCQGKKNNFPTAQDCMKTCGGPVVTHGGPANCTTPKP from the exons ATGAGCCGGCTCTGCCTCTCCATCGCCCTTCTCGTCCTCCTGGGCACCCTGGTGGCCGGCATCCCGGGCACCCTGGTGGCCGGCATCCAGGGGGGTGAAACCAGCAACCACACCGATGATGAAACCAGCAACCAGGTCAAAG GTTCTCAGCCTGCCTTCTGCCTGGAACCTCATCACACGGGTCCCTGCAGGGCCCGGAAGGTCAGGTACTTCTACAACGCCAAGTCCGGGCACTGCGACATGTTTATATACGGCGGCTGCCAAGGGAAGAAGAACAACTTCCCAACAGCACAGGACTGCATGAAGACCTGCGGTGGTCCTGTGGTGACCCACGG AGGACCTGCGAACTGTACCACCCCGAAACCCTGA